The sequence below is a genomic window from Ipomoea triloba cultivar NCNSP0323 chromosome 2, ASM357664v1.
aaatattatcaaaataaaatacatataatcCGTTTGCTTCGTGAAAAAAGAATTGAGAATGGATTAACCTTGTAATATTGGGTTAATTGTTTGCTTGgtggaaaatgaattatttgaaataattaatgtaAGGATTCAAGTCCTACATAATAACAATATGTGAAGGTAATAtagaaatttattttgtattttttttctctcaaaaacatgtaaaaaaataaaatatttaaagtaactAAGGAATTCATTTTAtatgaaataaattatcatataaATCAAATACGTTAGAACctagttttgttttttcaaattttaggaataaaatcTCCTAAGAATTTATTTTCTAGTAATtgatacaaataaatataaataattgagttaatatataatacacaaaaaaaacattaataataataataaagtttttgCATGAAAATAGGATGTGTCTTATTAAGATCCATAAaagaacaaatttttttaaagatatattgTATGtgcctaatattatatataaaaaataaaaataaacttgagAAGTGAATAACTAGTGATtgcatatattttgatttacgaCCATAGCTAATTGACTCAAATTGAGAAGGTCAATAAGCCGCTTCTACAAAGAGTTTGTGGCATGTTTACAACACAACCTCCTAAGTTAGCATGAAGCCGTTAGAAAAGTTGAGCTTCAATTGAATTCTATATCTATAGAGATCTAGTAAATTTATGATAAAACTCACAATGAGTTAGGGTTAGGCATGCATGATTCAAAGTTTGTACTCCAAGATTATGGTGGAAATTGGAGAGGTTTTGAGAAGGAATCAATTCACACTTAAATATGAAGCTCATGCGTGATGGATTCGCATGCCAGGCATAAATGTAAAAATCAATTAATGTGTATAGTCACTCTTGACAACAAATCaacatgtttattttgttttcactATTTTGCTAGCCTAATTAACTTGTTATGacttttgagagcctaattaaccTAGGCCAATTCACTTACCTAAACTTGTTATAAATTGGGTACCAAATTGTTGCCTTCTTCCATCACTTCCTAACATAGCTAAACTAACAACACAAACATGGGTGCCATTAAACTTTGGCTATTCCCCATGTCTTTCCTCTTGTTAGTCTATGGAGGTTTTGAAACCCAAGCCTCACACATTGTTATACAAAACCTTGAAGCCCTCCAGCCACCTTTCCCCAACCAAACTTATAGACCATCTTTCCATTTCCAACCTCCTAGGAATTGGATGAATGGTACTCTATATATCCTCTAAACcaataaattaatatacaatataatataattagatatattgtttttcttaccttttttaaataatattgcTAATGAAAAGTTTTCCCTTTTATGCATGTAACATGTCACGTTTGTTCGtgaattaaaatctaaatgtaTGATACATTTGCAGATCCTAATGGTAAGCCTTTGTAACTATTGAAAACTGATTATTACCACTTATCTTATTATAAGCATGTCGATTTTATATGTATTGTTCTATTGTGTTTCATAGGGCCAATGGTTTATAAAGGGCTATACCATTTATTCTACCAATACAACCCAAATGGTGCAGCTTTTGGCAATATATCATGGGGACACTCTACTTCAAAAGACCTAGTTAACTGGAGAGCTCATAGCCTTGCCCTCTCTCCATCTCAGCCGTACGATATCAACGGTGCATGGTCCGGTTCGGCGACGATTCTCCGGAACGGCGAGCCGGCGTTGCTCTACACCGGCAACGATTCAAGAAACCGGCAGGTCCAAAACTTGGCCGTGCCCAAAAACCCATCCGACCCGTACCTCAAAGAATGGGTAAAATCAACCCGGAATCCGTTAATCTCGCCAAACAGTTACAACATGATCAATGCCACGTCGTTTAGGGACCCCACCACGGCCTGGCTAGGTCAGGACGGGGATTGGAGAATCGTAATAGGGAGCAAAGTTGAGCGGCGGGGATTAGCTATCCTGTATAGGAGTAAGGATTTCGTTGACTGGGTCAAAGCCGAGCAGCCTCTTCATTCAGCTGAAGGAACAGGAATGTGGGAGTGTCCCGATTTCTATCCCGTTTCTGCTGGTAACCCAACCGGCCTGGACACTTCGTTATCCGGTTCCGGGATTAAACATGTGTTGAAAGTGAGCCTGGATAAGTCTAAGCATGACTATTACACAATCGGAACGTACGACCGTGTCGAGGATAAGTATATCCCGGATACAGGATCCGTGGATAGCGGCTCTGGCTTAAGATACGATTATGGCAAGTTTTATGCGTCCAAGACGTTTTATGACAGCTTAAAGAAACGAAGAATCCTGTGGGGATGGATTAACGAATCCTTGCCTCAAACTGAATATGTTAAACAAGGATGGTCTGGAGTTCAGGtattcctttatttaattttcatcttCTTATTTTTTGACTTTACAAGAAAAAAACTCACATTCACTATCTGAATTAATCGCATAAACTATTGGAATCGAATTTGTAATCTTATAGCTATCAAGTAACAGTCTAACCGATATTAACTAAATTTACAATCTTTTTCCAGGGAATTCCAAGAATTGTTTGGCTTGATGAACCTGGAAAACAGCTGCTTCAATGGCCAATTAAAGAAATCAAAAAGCTGCGTTCAGAGAGAGTTGAGATTCCTAGTACCATGCTCGAGACCGGATCTGTAGCAGAGGTTTCAGGAATCAGTGCCGCACAGGTAATTCTGATCATACTCTGATTTATGTAAGAAAAGTGTATAAATTCATATACGGATCGAGTTGTAATTACAGGCGGACGTGGTTGTAAAATTTAAGATAATGGAGATTGAGAAGGCAGAAAAAATGGAGGAAGGATGGACAGATCCTCAACAGTTATGCAGCCAGAAGGGGGCATCAGTACGAGGAGGAATAGGGCCGTTTGGGTTGAAGGTTTTGGCTTCAGAAAACATGCAAGAGTACACAGCAGTGTTCTTCAGAGTCTTCAAAGGAAACAACAATAATCCTGTCGTGCTCATGTGCAGTGATCAAACCAggtctctctctatatatatatcaattttgtcGTGTTCATGTTTGTGTATGTGCGCGCATTATTGTTTTTGGCATGCATTTGCAGGTCTTCACTGAACAAGAAGACAGATAAGACCAGCTATGGAGCATTTGTGGATGTAAACCCTATGCAAAAAGAATTATCACTCAGGATCTTggtcattctctctctctctcttcaatATTCGGAAAGGAATATTAACCAGTTAAACTATTACCTTGATAATCACAAAGTTTCAAAGTTTAATTCTGAAGTTTGAGTCGATCAGCTATGAGCAACTTAAACAAATTTACGTTCTTGTGGTCTTTAAGTAGGGTCACAATGTGGGGTTTACCTATCAACTACTGACTGTGGGTTTCCCTCGTAATTCAAAAAGAATAGCATTAGTTAAGGGTGCTTGATTATGGATGTTTTCATGGCACTGTTGATGTTGCAGATTGACCATTCCATAGTAGAGAGCTTTGGTGCAAAAGGAAAGGTTTGCATTACTTCAAGGGTTTATCCCACAGAAGCTGTTGGTGAGAAGGCACACTTGTATGCATTCAATTATGGAGTCCACAGCATTAAGCTCTCCAATTTGACAGCTTGGTCCATGAAAACACCAATCATCAACTGATCCCTCCAAGTCTCCAACTATGGATAAAACGTTTGAGTTTGTCGCACAAGATTAGTTTGTACCAAAATGAGTTTATTCAATACATCTTTAAACATATCATATATGATGTGGGTTTCACTCATCACCCCCAAAAAAGAAGTATTATATGCTCAATTGATGTGCCTATAGCATCTTTGTCTAAAGAAGAAAGAGGTAGAGGAGACAACAGGCAATGTATGATAGATGACAATTAATTAcagagtaaaatttaaaatttaaaacacgtgatataataattaaataaaatttgactATTGTGATTAACTAtttgtgcattttattttatttttttctcaaaagaaaTTGATGTTGATGTATACTAGACTAATTAAATAAAGATTTTCCACAATTTGTGTTTCGATACAAAAACATGCATTGAATCTCAGTAAATACCATAAATGtaaatggaaaaaaatatattaattaaaagaacCCCTAAGTCTCTCTAACATCAAAATTTTTTGAGATTAAAACATGAAactaaaagcaaaaaaaaaaaaaaaaaaaaaaaaaaaaaaaaaaaaaaaaaaaaaaccaaaaaaaaaaaaaaaaaaaaaaaaaaaaaaaaaaaaaaaaaaaaaaaaaaaaaaaaaNNNNNNNNNNNNNNNNNNNNNNNNNNNNNNNNNNNNNNNNNNNNNNNNNNNNNNNNNNNNNNNNNNNNNNNNNNNNNNNNNNNNNNNNNNNNNNNNNNNNNNNNNNNNNNNNNNNNNNNNNNNNNNNNNNNNNNNNNNNNNNNNNNNNNNNNNNNNNNNNNNNNNNNNNNNNNNNNNNNNNNNNNNNNNNNNNNNNNNNNNNNNNNNNNNNNNNNNNNNNNNNNNNNNNNNNNNNNNNNNNNNNNNNNNNNNNNNNNNNNNNNNNNNNNNNNNNNNNNNNNNNNNNNNNNNNNNNNNNNNNNNNNNNNNNNNNNNNNNNNNNNNNNNNNNNNNNNNNNNNNNNNNNNNNNNNNNNNNNNNNNNNNNNNNNNNNNNNNNNNNNNNNNNNNNNNNNNNNNNNNNNNNNNNNNNNNNNNNNNNNNNNNNNNNNNNNNNNNNNNNNNNNNNNNNNNNNNNNNNNNNNNNNNNNNNNNNNNNNNNNNNNNNNNNNNNNNNNNNNNNNNNNNNNNNNNNNNNNNNNNNNNNNNNNNNNNNNNNNNNNNNNNNNNNNNNNNNNNNNNNNNNNNNNNNNNNNNNNNNNNNNNNNNNNNNNNNNNNNNNNNNNNNNNNNNNNNNNNNNNNNNNNNNNNNNNNNNNNNNNNNNNNNNNNNNNNNNNNNNNNNNNNNNNNNNNNNNNNNNNNNNNNNNNNNNNNNNNNNNNNNNNNNNNNNNNNNNNNNNNNNNNNNNNNNNNNNNNNNNNNNNNNNNNNNNNNNNNNNNNNNNNNNNNNNNNNNNNNNNNNNNNNNNNNNNNNNNNNNNNNNNNNNNNNNNNNNNNNNNNNNNNNNNNNNNNNNNNNNNNNNNNNNNNNNNNNNNNNNNNNNNNNNNNNNNNNNNNNNNNNNNNNNNNNNNNNNNNNNNNNNNNNNNNNNNNNNNNNNNNNNNNNNNNNNNNNNNNNNNNNNNNNNNNNNNNNNNNNNNNNNNNNNNNNNNNNNNNNNNNNNNNNNNNNNNNNNNNNNNNNNNNNNNNNNNNNNNNNNNNNNNNNNNNNNNNNNNNNNNNNNNNNNNNNNNNNNNNNNNNNNNNNNNNNNNttttttttgaaaataaaaaaaaaaaaaaaaaaaaaaaaaaaaaaaaaaaaaaaaaaaaaaaaaaaagagaaaaagttaCCTACTAAAAAATCTCAACTCTGAACAAGAAAAaagtaataacaaaaaaaaaaaaaaaaaaactctttgcAAAATCCTAACAAAAACTCCAAATATATCTACTCAGAGAAGGTCAGCAACATTTGATGGGAGTTCCTCAATGGTGACATTGTAGAACTTCTGAATGTCAAAGAGCATTCTTTCATCATCCTCTGTCACAAAATTGATAGCAACTCCTTTCCTCCCAAACCTTCCACTTCGCCCAATTCGATGGAGATAGTTCTCGGGTTGGGTGGGCAGATCGTAGTTGATCACAAGCGAGACTTGTTGCACGTCTATACCTCGAGCCAGCAGATCAGTGGTGATGAGAACACGAGAGGACCCAGAGCGAAACTCGCGCATGATTATGTCTCGAGTGTTCTGATCCATGTCGCCATGTGTGGCTGATACTGTGTGGTCACGGCCCCTCATCTTGTCAGTGAGCCAATCAACCTTGCGACGGGTGTTCACAAAGATCACGCTTTGGGTGATGGCCAGGGTCTCGTAGAGATCACAGAGTGTCTCGAGTTTCCAGTCCTCCTTCTCAACATTCACATAAAACTGTTTGATACCCTCAAGAGTCAATTCATCGCGTTTCACCAAGATCCTCACAGGCTTGTTCATGAACTTCCTAGTGATTTCAAGGGCTTCTGGGGGCATTGTTGCAGAAAAAACTCCAACTTGAATCTTAGGAGGCAGCAACTGGAAGATATCATAGATCTGCAAGTTTATATGTTCAATGTTTTATCAATTCAAGAACAAACATAAGAGAATATGGAAAATGCACATAACAAGAAAGTGACCAAATCCAAGTTAGTGCACTTGTCCAGTCTGCAAAAATTGACAGTTTGGTGAATAAGGAAAGTTTCTCAATAGAATTTGATATCGAGATTCAACACATATTCTTGTAGAACTTCTAAATTTCAGAGTTTAGATTCCACCCTCTCCCAACCCcgaaaaacacacacacacacacacaaaggcCGACGCAaacaaaaaaagggaaaatcaaTTTTATTGGCCAGTCAAGAACTCTCTGAAAATCGATAAGCCTTTGCATGTACTATGCtaaaataagaatagaaaattGTATATACCTGGTCCTTAAAACCCCTCGAAAGCATTTCATCAGCCTCATCCAGAACAAACATTTTAATGTAATCAGGGCGGAGTGATTGCCTTCGCAACATATCAAAGACACGACCAGGCGTGCCAACAACAACATGAACTCCAGCCATCAAAATGCGCTGATCCTCTCGAACACTAGTTCCACCCACACACGCATGGACCCTGACGCCAAGGTAATCACCAAGTGCACGCATAACCTTCTCTATCTGTTGTGCAAGTTCTCGAGTAGGTGCCAACACCAAAGCTTGGCATTGAATTAGGCCATAGTCCAGCTGCTGCAATATTCCAGAGCAAAAGGTAGCTGTTTTCCCGGTTCCAGATTGAGCCTGCTGAATTACATCAAGCCCCTTACAGAATGGAACAATCCCCCTTTGCTGAATTGCAGATGGCTTCTCAAAACCTTCAAATTTTCATCATGAAAAACACACtattttaataaaagaataagaGAAAGGTTGAGTGAAGAAAACAATTCAGAATTCCAGATAGTACCCTTCAGAAGAaaagtaaattatcaattaccAAACTCCCAATGCAAGAATGAATATAGATAGTAACAATGCATAAAGTTTGGAGACACTGTCTATAAACATAAAACCATACCATAAGCATAAATGCCCCGAAGAAGGTTCTCTTGCAGACCCATGGAATCAAAAGAATCATAGACTTCATCATACGAAGTGAAAAAATCTTGTCCATCAACCGTAAGTCTGGAGCAACGAATTCGATCAACACCACAGATTAGTAAACCAGTATTGCAAGGATTTACCACACACCCTGAACATAATTTAAGGAAGACACTGCCAACTATAGGCTATCATATTAGCACTTACAGTTCACTCATTTTGGCGTCAAATTGACGAGCATCAAATTGTTGGCCTTCTGGTGCCAAACCTGCCATGGCTGCAATCCATTCTTATACATCAGTATAAATGACTCAAAACCTTGAACAATAACTCACAAGCAAAACTACAATTTGTAAGAATCATACAAAAAGTTTATATTTACTATAGCTAACAACATAGACAATGTACACAAATTTCTCCAATCTCCACAAGTCCACAACGAACAATATTCCTAGATTTACAATATCAAATCCAAATCATAGAGCAAAAACACCGAAATCCAAATTACAAGGCATAAAACCAATAAAGATACGTTCTTTCTACACAATTTCACCCAGGAAACAGGAGATAGGGATCCAAAATCAGTTCTAAAAGAAACCCAACACGAGATAAAACAGAACATCCAACAAACATTGAAAGAACCAGACAGATCAATCAAtgatataaaaacaataaacacGGAGGGGAACGAAAAGAACCCGAACCCAAACCTGAGTTTTGTTACGTGAGAGAGAATTTGAGATTTCCGCGAACTCCTGGGATCTGAGTCTCAACGAGTTGTCGCTATAGCCTATAAGGAAGGTGAAGTTTTTTTCTTCAGTGCAAGCAGAGACAGGAAAACAGGGCAGCAATGGTAACGATTTGCATTATATAGGAGGCCAGGTGTTAACCTTTCGCCTTCTCCTACTAGTATTTGAACTGCTTTTCAGACCCCAATTCTGAtttctctttaattaattaattactttatttatttattcagttATTCAGGATCTGATAAATACTCCTTATcagattaggaaagaaaaagtATTGTGTAGAAATTtattatggatttattatttattttaatgttttttagattaaaatacataataaaaatgataCACACTTATATCcttatttgttaaaaaatttaatactttgtGGTTAAGTTATACTTGAAATAGTCATTTCAATTAGTTCAAATTGTTGCCTAAATAGTGATATGGTTATTGGACAACATAACTTGTATACCAAGTAAAAAAGTaggcaaaaaacaaaaaacaaataaaatagtgATATGGTTATTGCACAAGATAACTTGCATACCAAGTAAAAAAGTatgcgcaaaaaaaaaaaacaaataaactagTATTATGAAAGATTTGACGGACCATGGATGGTCGAGAATGTTGACAAGCAAGTTCACTTGTGTTGAGCAACACGTTTTAGGGCCCCTACACTTGTCATATTATCGAACTAGCTAGTTGCCTAGTTATGGTGCCCTAACAAGTTTGTCGTGCCATTTTACTAACCTACAATATTACTTGATCAACCGTCTACAATTGTCAATCAAAACATGTTATGTTAGGGTCTCTTGCTACATGTTATCATAATATTAAggggatgtttggttcatgtaACCTtaaattacctttttttttttgcaaacgtAACCTTACCTTAAATTACCTAGGTAATGTAGATTTGATAATGttatattacattatttggttcaagttataatTACCTGACAATGTTATATTATCGAAAAGCTTATGGGGTAGTAATATTTCAAGGCGATATGATTACCTctattttcttaaataatttCAAAGTACCTTAAAATATTCCAACATTGCCCCCgtttcattaaataataataataataataatataatatataataacaacaacaacaacaacaacaacaacaacaacaatagtaattaatactaataatcataatcaccatcaccatcatcataattataatcataacaataataacatacataaaataaataaataaatatatatatatatatacacacacacacacacacaccccattagataattatattattaaacttcaaaaatacaccacaactatattatatatcttctaattaattttaaattaaatatattgaatgatttaatataataaaatatttaattttaatatttaaatgatATGACAATTAAAACTAGTAGTTTCGTGACactatgtaattaattaatcgtGCACTATTAATTATCAATGAATTTATTATCAAGCGTTTATAAATACATCAccgtaattataaaaaaaaacattacatttttcttaatttacaATCATTAATCATCTTAGATGGACAAATTTAATTAGCCTGCATGTTTCAATGAGCTAGTAACTCTCATTTGATCATAAATTTGTTTAGATGTGTATGTGTGTTTGTATTTTGACATTTAttaacgttttttttttaatcagtttttttttttttatagttttactgactctgttacattgtagtatctgttcatagctactccGCTTCTTTGGCATAATTTTAATCAGTTAACCTAtcaattttcaacattcaatttcaaCCACAAACGTTTTAGATTTCAGCTTTTAACTATACTTGTCAAACAGAATCTAATTGTGTGCTTAAATATGAAATCTAACGGTATAAGGCCTCCCAAAATCATTGGATTCATATATTTTGTTTCCCGACCGTAAAGTCCAAGTTAGAAGATGGATCAGGACCGTGGGCTGCGTTCAGGGCGGCTCAGTAAATAGAAAATGGCTGAGGTTGGGATGGTACGATCTGAACGAATCTATAGAGCGAGCGCTCAGTTTCGCTAAATATTTTCGTGTTTTTTTGTACTTGGTGCCTGAAAATTTCACTGCCAGAGAACTGGAAAGAGCTCCGCAGCCATGACTTGCGCTTCTCAGGTCTTCCGTCACTCCAGAAAGGTGTTTTTCATCTTCCTAAGCTTCAAATTCTAAAATGTTTGTCTGATTTTCATATATGCACTTGCTTTCGGATTATTCGTGAAGCTTGATCCGCGTGAATGTGGAATAGTACTGAGAAAGTAGTTTAGATTTAGGTTGTAATCGTTCAGTCTCGGATGGCATGCCATTATCGTTTTTTCGGTTGGCGAATTTAATTATCTCTAGAGTGTGAAAGTGTGAAACCAACTGGCGAATGATCGAGCTATGTTGTAGTGTTTCTCGTCATATTGGCGAGTGTTTCGATTCTGGTTCTCGGTTCTTCTGAGTCgtgattttgttgtttgtgtGTTTCAGATCAGGAATACTTCCGGCCTGGTAAAGCATGACTGTGCTGCACTTGTTCGCTGGTTTGCAAGTGACACCAGGGCTTTTACCAATAAAGGAGATGGTAGGATTTTGAAATGAACTCCtggattttcttatttttgctcTTTAATTGTTGCTTCTGAGACTTTTGTTGTTTTACAGATATTTTAATGGTTAGGCAACCTGGTTATGGCCTTAGTATTTCTAATTATCCTCAGGGGAGTAAGTCAGCTACAGTTGGCTTGGGTAACAGTTATAGAGCTATTTGTACAGCCATGGTGATTTCACCTatcaaatatttcttttttctcttcctACATTTTTGTGAATTTGATCTCTCATTGAGTATGCTGTATGTCAAGCTTTTGTCACAACTAAATTAAGTTTATTTGTGTAGGTATCATCAGTGGGAAAACCAAAGGGAACTGTTCCAGCGGCTGGCATGTTTTTGAACAGAGAATCTTCATGGTTTGTTTTTTCACCACAGTGAACTTGTTATTACGTAATGCATTCAAATTCTAAGTTTCAGTTATCTTTTCCAGTCAGCTGATGCACTTGAGAAGACGCCTTTCATCAAAAGCTGGTGAGGCTTTACCATATTAATTCTACATTTAGGAATTGGTATTTCAGTTAGAGTGGGATTCTCTCCTTATCCCATTGCCAACCAGTAAACTCTTTCTAGTCTTGATGGTGTTTGTTGAATGAAATGTCATTTGGTGCTTTCTCTATTGAAGTTAAAGCCCAGACTCTGGACTGTTGCTGAGAGGGTTAACCTGTAAACCTTTTTATGTTTAATGTTCAATAATTAAATTGCTTTAGTCTAATCTTTACCCTCAAGAGAGGAGTTACCATGTTTCaagtgttttttgttttgtttttgtttctattCCTAGCCATCAGACAAGGTGAACCCTTTTATTATCCTATTTCATAACAATTTCCTACTTATTTTCAGATCTTCCTCCTCACCAAGAGATAGGGATGCCTTCTCTTTCACCAACAATGACAGAGGCATGCATTTTCCTTTAAGTTGGATGGATGAACATTTTACCTTTATGGTTGCCTTGTAACTTGTTTGTTATTATGATGATATAGGGAAATATTGCTCGGTGGTTGAAGAAAGAGGGTGATAAAGTTTCTCCTGGTGAAGTACTTTGTGAAGTTGAAACTGTAGGATCCTTTTTACTTGCTTTTACATATTTGCTGTTGATTAAGTATTTTATTCACATCTAATATCAATTCTCAATTGATATTAATAGGATAAAGCAACTGTAGAGATGGAATGCATGGAGGAAGGATATCTAGCTAAGATTCTGCGTGGGGATGGATCTAGTGGGATTAAAGTTGGTGAGGTATTAATGCTATGTGATCTTTTCTTGTACAGTACTTGTTTGAGATACCTTGTTTCTTTctgtatttattgttttatttcctcaaatttgaattttctaaTGTTTCTGTGATTTTTATTTCCCCAATTATCTCATGTAATTGTCATTGCCATATGCATGTAAGTGGCCAAAGGATCTATGGAATAGTATGCCTATCTAAAGATTTGATGCACCATCCAACTGCAAAATAGTTTAAGGGTACAACTTTCTTATACATGAGAAATTGCATAACAATACAGGTGATTGCCATTACTGTTGAAGAGCAGGAGGATATTGCAAAATTCAAAGATTACCAGCCTTCAACATCAGATGCTGCACCTGCTCCAAAGGCCCCCCCTCCACCACCCCAACCAAAAGAAGAGGTTGCTAAGGAATCTCTTCCTTCTTCACAACCAAAAGCTTCTAAACCTAGCGCACCTCCAGCAGATCGCATTTTTGCTAGTCCTCTTGCTCGAAAACTGGCTGAAGACCacaatgtatatttttgtgGCTATCCAATTTTAATTAAGATTATGTAGCTCTTAGAATTCAAGATTGTTTTTTTTCAGCATTGTTATTCCAATCAATTTTGTTTAACATTGTATAGGTACCTCTGTCAAACATCAAAGGAACAGGTCCTGAAGGACGCATTCTGAAGGCTGACATTGAAGATTACCTTGGTAGTTTTTCCTCCTTGCCTCTACTTACATTtaatattcttcttttccaacCAGAGGCTTATTATCTGAAGTTGTATTGCTACAGCATGACACTTCGCAGCTCACACAAAATGTATTTTGCACTTTCCATATTTGATACTATGATGCTATTGGAGGCTTTTCTCGAATTAGCCCATAACGTATTTTC
It includes:
- the LOC116009694 gene encoding beta-fructofuranosidase, insoluble isoenzyme CWINV1-like isoform X2 yields the protein MGAIKLWLFPMSFLLLVYGGFETQASHIVIQNLEALQPPFPNQTYRPSFHFQPPRNWMNDPNGPMVYKGLYHLFYQYNPNGAAFGNISWGHSTSKDLVNWRAHSLALSPSQPYDINGAWSGSATILRNGEPALLYTGNDSRNRQVQNLAVPKNPSDPYLKEWVKSTRNPLISPNSYNMINATSFRDPTTAWLGQDGDWRIVIGSKVERRGLAILYRSKDFVDWVKAEQPLHSAEGTGMWECPDFYPVSAGNPTGLDTSLSGSGIKHVLKVSLDKSKHDYYTIGTYDRVEDKYIPDTGSVDSGSGLRYDYGKFYASKTFYDSLKKRRILWGWINESLPQTEYVKQGWSGVQGIPRIVWLDEPGKQLLQWPIKEIKKLRSERVEIPSTMLETGSVAEVSGISAAQIMEIEKAEKMEEGWTDPQQLCSQKGASVRGGIGPFGLKVLASENMQEYTAVFFRVFKGNNNNPVVLMCSDQTRSSLNKKTDKTSYGAFVDVNPMQKELSLRILIDHSIVESFGAKGKVCITSRVYPTEAVGEKAHLYAFNYGVHSIKLSNLTAWSMKTPIIN
- the LOC116009694 gene encoding beta-fructofuranosidase, insoluble isoenzyme CWINV1-like isoform X1; translated protein: MGAIKLWLFPMSFLLLVYGGFETQASHIVIQNLEALQPPFPNQTYRPSFHFQPPRNWMNDPNGPMVYKGLYHLFYQYNPNGAAFGNISWGHSTSKDLVNWRAHSLALSPSQPYDINGAWSGSATILRNGEPALLYTGNDSRNRQVQNLAVPKNPSDPYLKEWVKSTRNPLISPNSYNMINATSFRDPTTAWLGQDGDWRIVIGSKVERRGLAILYRSKDFVDWVKAEQPLHSAEGTGMWECPDFYPVSAGNPTGLDTSLSGSGIKHVLKVSLDKSKHDYYTIGTYDRVEDKYIPDTGSVDSGSGLRYDYGKFYASKTFYDSLKKRRILWGWINESLPQTEYVKQGWSGVQGIPRIVWLDEPGKQLLQWPIKEIKKLRSERVEIPSTMLETGSVAEVSGISAAQADVVVKFKIMEIEKAEKMEEGWTDPQQLCSQKGASVRGGIGPFGLKVLASENMQEYTAVFFRVFKGNNNNPVVLMCSDQTRSSLNKKTDKTSYGAFVDVNPMQKELSLRILIDHSIVESFGAKGKVCITSRVYPTEAVGEKAHLYAFNYGVHSIKLSNLTAWSMKTPIIN
- the LOC116010502 gene encoding eukaryotic initiation factor 4A-11-like, whose product is MAGLAPEGQQFDARQFDAKMSELLTVDGQDFFTSYDEVYDSFDSMGLQENLLRGIYAYGFEKPSAIQQRGIVPFCKGLDVIQQAQSGTGKTATFCSGILQQLDYGLIQCQALVLAPTRELAQQIEKVMRALGDYLGVRVHACVGGTSVREDQRILMAGVHVVVGTPGRVFDMLRRQSLRPDYIKMFVLDEADEMLSRGFKDQIYDIFQLLPPKIQVGVFSATMPPEALEITRKFMNKPVRILVKRDELTLEGIKQFYVNVEKEDWKLETLCDLYETLAITQSVIFVNTRRKVDWLTDKMRGRDHTVSATHGDMDQNTRDIIMREFRSGSSRVLITTDLLARGIDVQQVSLVINYDLPTQPENYLHRIGRSGRFGRKGVAINFVTEDDERMLFDIQKFYNVTIEELPSNVADLL
- the LOC116010478 gene encoding dihydrolipoyllysine-residue acetyltransferase component 3 of pyruvate dehydrogenase complex, mitochondrial-like; this translates as MTCASQVFRHSRKIRNTSGLVKHDCAALVRWFASDTRAFTNKGDDILMVRQPGYGLSISNYPQGSKSATVGLGNSYRAICTAMVSSVGKPKGTVPAAGMFLNRESSCQLMHLRRRLSSKADLPPHQEIGMPSLSPTMTEGNIARWLKKEGDKVSPGEVLCEVETDKATVEMECMEEGYLAKILRGDGSSGIKVGEVIAITVEEQEDIAKFKDYQPSTSDAAPAPKAPPPPPQPKEEVAKESLPSSQPKASKPSAPPADRIFASPLARKLAEDHNVPLSNIKGTGPEGRILKADIEDYLASHGREASAAAAPKAESGLDYTDIPHSQIRKVTASRLLLSKQTIPHYYLTVDSCVDKLMELRSQLNLLQEASGGKKISVNDLVIKAAALALRKVPQCNSSWTNDYIRQFHNVNISVAVQTDKGLYVPVVRDADKKGLSKIAEEVKYLAQKAKENSLKPEDYEGGTFTVTNLGGPFGVKQFCAIVNPPQAAILAIGSAERRVVPSQGPDQFKFSSLMSATLSCDHRVIDGAIGAEWLKAFKGYIENPESMLL